From the genome of Flavobacterium ovatum, one region includes:
- a CDS encoding T9SS type A sorting domain-containing protein, producing the protein MKKLLLLFVTSLGAITISQAQQNLSLSTNATSLSAIVISDNGYILEETSTGVYAQRTITVTSTNDPGDGSGGYNNAFFVVKNSVPTNVATAGTLSTANATTVSIDPVDAAINTRTWVISLLTLSSGNITPLGAGYDFRPTGGTSSNPPQAVTIVPTYTIPVVEKHSYEFNNGTNTEGFNAINSAITVSGGKMIITTDAVAGNAPHAVGIIRKTDPTNYVNANTFKYAHVYYRNKSENNQLRISTGSAPSGTNGSNYTTLTLNMTDASPYEVAVVNLTNAVTWTGNIDTFDVQHRTSGNSSLVGTLEIDRIEFSTGATLGLNTKQVIEFVNVYPNPTTGAITISDLKDSKTINIFNMLGAVVKTLPATNTIDISDLATGTYILKTDTGLSSKIIKQ; encoded by the coding sequence ATGAAAAAATTATTACTCTTATTTGTTACTAGCCTTGGAGCTATAACAATTTCTCAGGCACAGCAAAATCTTAGTTTAAGTACAAATGCAACCTCTTTAAGCGCTATTGTAATTTCAGACAATGGTTATATTCTAGAAGAAACTAGCACTGGAGTTTACGCACAAAGAACAATAACGGTTACTTCGACGAATGATCCTGGAGATGGTTCTGGTGGATATAACAATGCTTTTTTTGTTGTCAAAAATAGCGTACCTACAAACGTTGCTACGGCAGGAACCTTATCTACTGCAAATGCTACTACTGTATCCATTGATCCTGTTGACGCAGCTATAAACACTAGAACTTGGGTAATTTCATTGTTAACCCTATCTTCAGGAAATATTACACCATTAGGCGCAGGTTATGATTTTAGACCTACTGGTGGGACTTCAAGTAATCCACCTCAAGCAGTTACAATTGTACCAACCTACACTATACCTGTTGTAGAAAAACATAGTTATGAATTTAATAATGGGACTAACACCGAAGGTTTCAATGCAATAAATTCTGCTATAACAGTTTCAGGAGGTAAAATGATTATTACAACTGATGCAGTCGCAGGTAATGCACCACACGCTGTTGGAATTATAAGAAAAACTGATCCAACAAATTATGTAAATGCAAATACTTTTAAATATGCACATGTATATTATAGAAACAAATCAGAAAATAATCAACTTAGGATCTCTACTGGTAGTGCTCCTAGTGGTACTAATGGATCAAATTATACAACATTAACTTTAAACATGACCGATGCAAGTCCTTATGAAGTTGCTGTTGTTAATTTAACTAATGCAGTAACATGGACTGGGAATATTGATACTTTTGATGTACAGCACAGAACGAGTGGTAATAGTTCATTAGTAGGAACTTTAGAAATTGACAGAATTGAATTTTCTACAGGTGCAACTTTAGGATTGAATACAAAACAAGTTATAGAGTTCGTAAATGTATACCCTAATCCAACAACTGGAGCGATTACTATTTCAGATTTAAAAGACAGTAAAACTATTAACATATTCAACATGTTGGGAGCTGTTGTAAAAACTCTTCCTGCAACAAATACAATTGACATCTCTGATTTGGCAACAGGAACTTATATCTTGAAAACAGATACAGGATTAAGTAGTAAAATTATAAAACAATAA
- a CDS encoding iron ABC transporter permease — MASKQSTFLLFALVGIGFLSLFFLNISFGSVTIPCKDIYHSLSGGQASKSTWEYIIINYRLPKAITAILVGMGLSISGLLMQTLFRNPLAGPYVLGLSSGSSLGVAFVILGAGFLPPFLSSILLSSYGIVLASTIGSTLVLLAVLVVAQRLRDTMAILIVGLMFGSFTSAIVSTLTYFSTADQLQKFTFWAMGSLGNLSWNSILILSTAVAIGLLLSLYSIKPLNALLLGENYAKSMGLNFNKTRFIIILATSILAGSITAYAGPIAFIGLAVPHIAKLVFQTSNHVVLFWSTLLIGASIMLLCDVISQMPGYEITLPINAVTSLFGAPVVIWLLVRKRK; from the coding sequence TTGGCTTCAAAACAATCTACTTTTCTATTATTTGCCTTGGTTGGAATCGGGTTCCTAAGCTTGTTTTTTCTAAACATTAGTTTTGGGTCTGTGACTATTCCGTGTAAAGATATTTACCACAGTTTGAGTGGCGGCCAAGCTAGTAAATCTACTTGGGAATACATCATCATCAACTATAGATTACCCAAAGCGATTACGGCGATTTTGGTCGGAATGGGACTTTCAATCAGTGGTTTGTTGATGCAAACGCTTTTCAGAAATCCACTTGCTGGACCTTACGTTTTAGGATTGAGTTCAGGCTCTAGTTTAGGCGTAGCCTTCGTGATTTTGGGAGCAGGATTCCTTCCACCTTTCTTGAGTAGTATCCTATTGTCATCTTACGGAATTGTATTGGCTTCCACCATTGGCAGCACTTTGGTTCTACTAGCGGTTTTGGTCGTTGCACAACGATTGCGAGATACCATGGCGATCCTTATTGTAGGACTGATGTTTGGGAGTTTTACCTCAGCCATTGTAAGCACACTCACCTACTTTAGCACCGCCGATCAACTGCAAAAATTTACTTTTTGGGCTATGGGAAGCCTTGGGAATTTGTCATGGAATTCGATTCTTATTTTGAGCACAGCTGTGGCTATTGGTCTATTACTAAGTCTATACAGCATCAAGCCTTTGAACGCTTTACTCTTAGGAGAAAACTATGCCAAAAGCATGGGATTGAACTTCAACAAAACCCGTTTTATTATCATCTTAGCAACTAGTATTTTGGCTGGAAGCATTACTGCTTATGCTGGCCCTATTGCCTTCATTGGACTTGCCGTTCCGCATATTGCCAAATTGGTTTTTCAGACTAGTAATCATGTGGTGTTGTTTTGGAGTACCTTGCTTATTGGTGCCAGTATTATGTTACTTTGTGATGTTATATCTCAAATGCCTGGTTATGAAATAACTTTACCAATTAATGCGGTTACGTCGCTGTTTGGAGCACCAGTCGTTATTTGGTTATTGGTTCGAAAAAGGAAATGA